From a region of the Triticum aestivum cultivar Chinese Spring chromosome 7D, IWGSC CS RefSeq v2.1, whole genome shotgun sequence genome:
- the LOC123163880 gene encoding LRR receptor kinase SERK2, whose product MKLVAFGLVLLGCLQSLAAPDFQVIALYEMRMMLTDSRGVLKDWNNNQVSPCYFDNVRCDQDGSVIGITLSSSGLSGILSPSIATLTTLQQLLLDGNNITGGIPQELGNLSNLMTLKLGRNGLNGSIPESFGLLSELQNLDLSENLLIGNIPNSLSNLSSLNNINLAYNSLSGEIPEQLLQVSQYNYTGNHLNCGQHLISCNGSTNKTGGSSNSTVKVILGSIGGAVILIVSVVLFLLWWQRMRHRPDIYIDVPGQHDHNLEFGQIKRFSWRELQTATNNFSEQNVLGKGGFGKVYKGVLPGPDSKKVAIKRLFEVGSPEGEMAFLREVELISIAVHKNILRLIGFCTTPTERLLIYPFMENLSVASRLRDIELNEPILDWMTRMTIALGAARGLEYLHEHCNPKIIHRDVKAANVLLDGNFEAVIGDFGLAKMMDMGRNTVTTGVRGTMGHIAPEYFKTGRPSVKTDIFGYGVMLLEIVTGERAIFPDFLEGAGEVMLIDQVKLLMQEGRLEEIVDRNIGCGYDFQELVKIIQVALLCTNIDPCQRPAMSEVVHMLEEKIVPEDQWEEWQRAELTRRQQYENKQHHKLFTFSEESLNIYEAVELSGGR is encoded by the exons ATGAAGCTAGTAGCTTTTGGATTAGTTTTATTGGGGTGCCTGCAATCTTTGGCAGCTCCTGACTTCCAAG TCATAGCACTGTATGAAATGAGGATGATGCTCACTGACAGCCGCGGTGTCTTGAAAGACTGGAACAATAACCAAGTGAGCCCCTGCTATTTTGATAATGTTAGATGCGATCAAGATGGCAGCGTTATTGGAAT AACTTTGAGCTCCTCAGGGTTAAGTGGAATTTTATCACCCAGCATTGCAACGTTAACAACTTTACAGCAGCT GTTATTGGATGGTAACAACATAACTGGAGGAATTCCACAGGAGTTAGGGAACCTATCAAACTTAATGACTCTAAAACTTGGAAGAAATGGCTTAAATGGCTCAATACCTGAATCTTTTGGCCTTCTATCAGAACTCCAAAATCT GGATCTAAGCGAAAATCTGTTGATTGGTAACATTCCAAACTCTTTGTCAAATCTTTCATCGTTGAACAATAT TAATCTCGCATATAACAGTCTTAGCGGTGAAATACCAGAACAGCTACTTCAGGTGTCCCAATATAA CTATACAGGCAACCATTTGAACTGTGGCCAGCACTTAATTTCATGCAATGGAAGCACTAATAAGACAG GTGGATCAAGCAACTCCACTGTCAAGGTGATTCTTGGAAGCATTGGCGGAGCAGTCATTCTTATTGTTTCTGTAGTTCTATTTCTGCTATGGTGGCAAAGAATGCGCCACCGTcctgatatatacattgatgttcCAG GTCAGCATGATCACAACCTAGAGTTTGGGCAGATAAAGCGTTTTTCATGGCGAGAGCTCCAGACTGCGACCAATAATTTCAGTGAGCAAAATGTACTCGGCAAGGGCGGTTTCGGTAAGGTGTACAAAGGAGTGCTTCCAGGTCCAGACAGCAAGAAGGTTGCGATCAAACGGCTATTTGAAGTAGGAAGTCCCGAAGGCGAAATGGCTTTCCTCAGAGAAGTGGAATTGATAAGCATTGCTGTGCATAAGAACATATTAAGATTAATAGGATTCTGCACGACACCAACAGAGCGGCTCTTGATATACCCCTTCATGGAAAATCTGAGTGTCGCTTCCCGTTTAAGAG ATATAGAACTTAATGAACCAATATTAGATTGGATGACAAGAATGACGATCGCACTTGGAGCTGCCCGTGGTTTGGAATACCTTCATGAGCACTGCAACCCCAAGATCATCCACCGCGATGTCAAGGCTGCCAACGTCCTACTCGATGGGAACTTTGAAGCAGTCATAGGAGACTTTGGGCTGGCAAAGATGATGGACATGGGGAGGAACACTGTGACGACAGGGGTCCGTGGGACAATGGGCCACATAGCTCCCGAGTACTTTAAGACCGGGAGGCCATCAGTGAAGACGGACATATTTGGATATGGTGTTATGTTATTAGAAATTGTGACAGGCGAGCGTGCAATTTTCCCGGACTTCCTCGAAGGAGCTGGCGAGGTCATGCTCATCGATCAA GTGAAACTGTTGATGCAAGAAGGGCGATTGGAAGAAATCGTGGACCGCAATATAGGCTGTGGATATGACTTTCAAGAACTAGTAAAAATTATCCAAGTAGCACTCCTCTGCACCAATATTGACCCTTGTCAACGCCCTGCTATGTCGGAAGTTGTGCATATGCTGGAAGAAAAAATTGTGCCGGAAGATCAGTGGGAGGAGTGGCAGCGAGCTGAGCTTACCCGTCGGCAGCAGTACGAAAATAAGCAGCATCACAAATTATTCACCTTCAGTGAGGAGTCACTGAACATCTATGAAGCCGTTGAGCTCTCTGGTGGCAGATGA